The Cervus canadensis isolate Bull #8, Minnesota chromosome X, ASM1932006v1, whole genome shotgun sequence genome contains the following window.
atATGTATGAAGTTCTAGGAATCTAAGTCTTTCTAGGATCGCTGAGTGCTTGCGGAAGTGGGAGAGGGCAGCTTTGATTGGCTGTGGTATAGATTGGGGCAAGTGTCTGTCTGTTCTCCCACTCCCCCCTCCACCCGGtgtatattttcagtttctccttGGCCATAGGTGGCCTTAAGCTTTGCGGTCTCCTTCTTTGGTAAAGGAACTGTCATAACTGAAGTTGGTCTTAATTAGAATTTGAGGTGTCCACTGTGCCCTCTTACTGCAAAAGCCTTGTGTTTTCCTAGTGGCATTTCCTGAAGGAAACATTCTTCTTCTGTAGAGGAAAttttcagggtttttgttttttttttctctctctcttttttcctttctagtaCAGTACTTCCTTTTTGAGCGATAGCCCCTCTGCTCACCCTCCCCCATAGAAAGTTCTGAAACAGGTCTGACCTTCTAGCATTCCCAATAACTGGGGGAGTTTCTCCCCTGAAAATGTTAGCCATTGTCTATTTAGtccattttctatttcctttaaacATCTAGCATGTTTTCAGTGTTTGTAAACTACTCGTCATTTCCCTTGGTAAAATTTCAATGTTAAAAAGtacagtgatatatatatattttttgttctaCAAAGTCTGTGCAGTTTTGGAGCTTGCAGATCTGCCCCAGTTTGCCTTGCTCTCTCTGTAAAGATTGGAGTGAAGATTTGAAAAGACCTTTAAGTGAAATGAGAATCCATGTAGTAAAACTGATTACGTACACAGTTTCAAATGCTAATGAGCCTTTGCAGAATTTTTATCAGGGAAACTTTCAATAATTAACCCAGCAATCAAACTAGCTGTTGTTTATTGCACATTTCAGAACTCGGAAACATCCCCTTgtattgttgaggatttttttgtAAATGATAGAAAGCCAAATATGTAATTGTCCTACTTACTTTGTAAGGGCCAGATTTTGCTGGGTGGTCTAATTAGATGCCAGCAGTTAAATATAGTcacaaaataatctttttttcccctcatcacCACAAACTCCATGACTTGTCAAATTCAGTTAATATGCAAGCAATATTTCTACTAGGCCGGTGGTGTTATGTAGAATAAACAAAATTGAGCATACACACTgtgattgtatttttttattaggTGATGAAATTCCCACAGGATCCTGGCTTAGCCACTGTAAATCACTGATTCACTGATTCAATAATATTTGACACATTGTATTGTGATGTCTTGATAGGTTCATAGGAAATTATGTCAGAGGTTGTGtacaatgactttaaaaaaatgttcagcaGGAAATGAACTGTGGTGACAACCCCCACCACAACAAAGTCTtgcaaatttaaatgaaaacaaaatcctgATTCCTAGTccattcttccatccatgggCAATTAGATTGTCTCCATATCTTATCTACTATGGTGGGAAATTTTATGAAATGGACACTATAGTACTTAAACCTTGCTTAATAAAATCCCTGAAATattgaagggagaaataaaattgAAGTGCAGATTTCTCTTCTTGTAtctcagtgaaaagaaaaataaataaataaattcctttggGAATTTCAAAGTAAGTCATTTTTGTAACTTATGAACATgtcacttcatttttctggacctcagttaaatcatctaaaatataatttctaagcCTGTAGCTCTAGATTACAGGTATTCACAATCATAATGtataatatttgtaatatttaaggtttttttttaataaaaataaattaaatttctgaaaattattaGGACACAGAAAGCCTTCAAGGCTTATAAAGTATTAATAGAggcttgaaaataaataaatgtagctaagaaaatgtaaatactaaatttctttgaattttaaagagaaataattttttgaaacagtttaTGAAATGATTGCCTCTCCTTAGaatccatatatttgttttcaccAAATTAACTACAGTTTAATTAGCATTAAGTAGTTATGGAAAAGAGTTAATGGCCTGAAAGACTAAAACAATTCTACTTACATACCAGTTTGAATGATTATCAGAGAATAAATTTGCTGACTTTATTCATTCTACCCTTCAGTAATACTGCTGCTTAGGACATTGTGAGTTTAAAGAATGGAATTGAAGGGCCCCTTGTTCCACTGCCCTGAGAAGAGTACAAAGTTAATTGGTTGCTTGTTTGCTTTGGATTCTTTTGTTCCAGTTACTAAACAaaatgcatgcatactaagtcactttagtcctgTCAACTCTTTGGAAACCCttagactgtagtcctccaggctcctctgtccatgggattctctaggcaagaatactagaatgggttgccaggccctcctctagggatgtcttcccagcccagaaatCGAACCTCATGCAtcggcaggagggttctttaccactagctccatctgggaagcccaaacaaatgatagatttaacaaaattttacAGTCACTTTTACACACACAGCTTTATTCTTAAGTATCAATGTACTTTAAATCCAGTGTTTTACCCAGAatgtaaaaaatgttattttattaaaagCAGTACTCAGCCATATAATATTGGGTGACATTAGGAAGTCCAATTTCTCATTAAAATTAGTaggaagttgctgtataacacagggagctcagcctggtgctctgtgacaacctagaggggtgggataggatgggagtgggaggaaggttcGAGAGGGAAAAGACATATGTAtgtttatggctgattcacattgtcgtatggcagaaaccaaacattgtaaagcaatgtaaacacattgtaaagcaaatattccCCAATTATAAAAAGAGTTATGAAACAAATTTCGtcttcaatattttaatttctagaatGGTATATACCTACTTTATAGAACTCCTTCCTTCCTATAGaagttaattttcaaaaaacagCTTTCTGAAAATCATTTAATAAACAAAAGGTTGTTAATTCACTTTTAACTTGACAAATAagttaatatacaaaaaatactaaagaaactATTGTATTCCAGAAAGTTAGTGATTATATCACTGTACAAGTGCAGAAAGTAACGGGTTCCATTTATTTAAAGAGGATAACTTATTGCATAAATGCATGGCTATTTTCAGCTGATTTTAGAAGTATATACTTTGAAATAACTTTATATTTGAATTTGGAAATGCCAGAAAAAAAGGTTATTATAAATTGGAGATTTTCACATCTATTAAACATCAAGAAGTGTCTTGAAATGATTTTTAGGCTAGGGTGACTTAACATCTATCTAAAATATCTTGGGTTTCAAGGGCAGTAAAATGTATACGAAAGCAACTATGTGTCTAAAAGcacaatttgttttctttgtttgtttgtttttaattttgcttttgaataAATAGGAACTCCGAGTTGCTGCCAAGGAAAAAACAGGTTCCTCTGGGAGATGTATGCTTTCTCTCTTAGGCCTTTCATTCATCTTGGCAGGACTTATTGTTGGTGGAGCCTGTATTTACAAGTACTTCATGCCAAAGGTAATATTAATGAAAGTTATTATCTTTTGGATTACTAATTGTTACGTATTTAGTGGAAACAAATAATTCTGTGATGGTCAACAGAAAAACAATTTAGGGAAAGTTTTCAAATTACCTTTCAGTATAAAAATGATTTGTCTTCATGGTGATGGCTGTAATCAACAATCCTCAGCTTGATAACTGGTACAACAAACTGATTTGAGCTTGAGAAATGGTTTAAATGTCAAGGTAGTGAATGTTAGAAAGTTTTGATtgtcagtttttgtcttttagaGTACCATGTACCATGGAGAAATGTGCTTCTTTGATTCTGAGGCTCCTACAAATGCCCTCCAAGGAGGGGAACCCTACTTCCTGCCTGTGATGGAAGAGGCTGACATTCCTGAGGATGACAACATTGCAATCATTGATGTGCCTGTCCCCAGATTCTCTTATAGTGACCCTGCAGCAATTATTTATGACTTTGCAAAGGTGTGTTTCTCATTCTTACAgatatttctgaatttcttttttccttaaatttattgGTATTAAATATGTTGAGAAATGTAACTTTTTGCAGCAGagccttttttcattcttttgctatTGGATatacattaattgattttgaaAGGTTGTAGATGCTTGTTCTAATGGTCGTTGGAAAATCTGCAGCACTGATGCTCTCTAAATCATACTTAACATTTTCCCCTCCCCAACAGGGCATGACTGCTTACCTGGACTTGCTGCTAGGGAACTGTTATCTGGTGCCTCTGAATACCTCCATTGTTATGCCTCCAAATAATCTGGTGGAGCTCTTTGGCAAACTGGCAATATGTATTTTGGATGTCCAACTCTTCCAAATAATAttgcttccacattttaaaaaatgaataatttgagCCAAAACATTCCATTTcactgaaataattttcaaataaaaaatatttcatgagctTAAGACTGTTCTAAAAGCAAAGTCTATATTAAAAGTGTGTCTGCTATAGGTGAGAATTTAAATAGTGGTTTTAAGAATTTCTCAtttcaggcttttaaaaatttttttagagtgGGAAATACCTGCTTCACACTTATGTGGTTCATGAAGATCTGGTTGCTGTAGAAGAGATTCGTGATGTTAGTAACCTTGGCATATTTATTTACCAACTTTGCAACAATCGCAAGTCCTTCCGTCTTCGTAGAAGAGACCTGTTGCTGGGTAGgcaatttatttcttccttcaccCTATGTTattgagacagtgaaggagagtaGGAGTGGAATGCAGGGAAAATAGAGAGCAAAtttagatatattttcatttacacaaaaatgaaaaagccaTTTTTTTGTGCATTTCCTCACAGGTTTCAACAAGTGTGCCATTGATAAGTGCTGGAAGATTAGACACTTCCCCAGTGAATTTATTGTTGAGACCAAGATCTTTCAAGAGTAAAAGGCAACAGGAAATGAGCATATTTAGTAATAGGATCAGAGATTTACTATATAACTTCAACATTAAAGTGTGTGGGATACTCAAGAtatttattcatgcatttatctatggcttatatttttttaaggggaaaaaaagaactagtAACCACTGCAAGTGTTtgtcaaattttaatttaataggCATTACTAGTTGTTTGAAATGGCAATAAAATAATTCttacctttttcttttgaatttatgtGGTTTAGATATCTGAAAGCAGCATGAACGTGTCAGCTACAACACTGACAATGAATTCCatcctttgtatgtgtgtgtgtttctaagtAAGCTCTTTAATCATAGAGTAGagcatgttttaaatttaaaatatttaaattttttgaccTTTTGTGTAAAGCATGCCAAATTGCTCAACACTGTtaagtttcattttgtttctcattttgtaCAACTTTCCTGAATTTAGAAATTATATCTTTACATTTCTGTTTGGTGTTCTGTAATAGATCTGACTTATATGTGAAACACTTTTCTAAAGAAGTTATTTTCAATattgcagtgatttttttctcaCTGATAATAGTATTGTGAAATCCACAAAACTATGTAAGTACTGAATGCTATAAGGAATTTAGGTTGTATAAATTCTACAAACTTATAATAAATGTTACCATATTCGACTAGTGCTCATTTGAGGGATACATAGCATGAACAACTAGCATTACTTATTAAGCTTTAGTATACCTGCAATAAATCTAAGATTATGAACCGTatatgctaagtcgattcagtcatgtccgactctttgcaaccttatggaccattgcccgccaggcttctctgtccatgggattttcccaggcaagaatactggaatgggttgccatgctctcctccaggggatcttcctgacccaaagattgaacctgcatctcttacgtctcctgcattgacaggcagattctttaccactagtgccactttacacatttatattttataatttcatagtTTAACCTCCTTTTGATATTATATCAATTACTCATGTATAAAGGCCCCATAATTGGCCTACTTGTAAATTCAACTATTTGTTAAGAGCCTTCAAGTCTATAGCAATTTCTGACctttaatgtatttcttttttaataaaaatataagcaatcATATACAACTACAATAGGTCAATAAGAACTCACCATGGTTAAGATGTTGATGACTTTTAACAACTTCACATGTTGTGATCTCTAAGAGTATAAACTCCATGCAAAGGGGGCTATTACTTTAGATCAGCAGTCCCcagtctttttggcaccagagactggtTTTGCAGGATACAATTTTTCCATGAATTGGTGGTGGAGAGGTGGTGATTTTGGGATGACtgaagtgcattacatttattgtgcactttgtttctattgttattacattgtgatgtataatgaaataattatacatcaTTTCATTactcaccataatgcagaatcagcTGGAGCCCTGAGCTCGTTTTCCTGAAACCAGCTGTGGGTGATGGAAGACAGTGACGCTCAGGAAGTGAGTTGCTTATGTCCTGTCTACTCTGTAATCTTGTTTCAGTTGCTGTTACTGCAGAAAACCCTGCTTCTCAAAGATAAGATGTTGGAAATGGAAGCAGGCTTTTCAGTGCTTTTGTGGCAATCTCAAGATATTTCGCCTTGACTTTAATCTAGAATGTATGGAGATATGAAGCTATATCAAACCTTcctcttttttgaaatttatttattttttaattgaaggataattgctttacagaatcttgCCTTtactgtcaaatctcaacatgagtcagccataggtgtatatatGGCCCcgcccttttgaacctccctcccatttccctccacatcccacctctctaggttgataaagagcccctgtttgagttttttgagacatacagcaaattcacattggctatctattttacatatggtaatgtaagtttccatgttactctcaaCATACaaaacaccctcttctcctctcttcctgtgtccataagtctattctcaatgtctatttctccattgttgccctggaAATAAGTTCtgcagtaccatttttctagattctgtaatgtgcattagtatacaatatttatctttctctttctgacttatttcactctgtatagtaggctctgggttcatccacctcattagaactgactcaaatgtgttcctttttatggctgagtaatagtccattgtgtatatgtaccactacttctttatccattcatctatcgatggacatctaggttgcttccatgttctagttattgtaaatagtgctgcagtgaacaatgggatgcatgtgtcttcttcagttttggtttcctcagggtatatgactaggagtgggactgctgggtcatatagtggctttaatcatttttttttttttttaagaaatctccataccatcttccatagtggttgtattaatttacattccaacAAACCAGGCAAGAGCATTCCATTTTCCCCACaacctttccagcatttattgtttgtacactttttgaggatggctattctgaccaatgtgaggtgatatctcattataattttaatttacatttctctaataatgagcaatgttgagcatcttttgacgtgtttgttagccatctttatgtctcctttagagaaatgtttgtttaggtcttttacccactttttgattgggttgtttatttttctggttttgaattgcatgagttgcttgtatattttggaaattaatccttcatcagttgtttcagttgctgttattttctccctttctgagggctttcttttcaccttgcttatagtttcctttgctgtgcaaaactttttaagtttaatcaggtcccacttgtttatttttatttccattacactaGGAGGTGGATCACAGAggttctttctttgatttatgtcagagagtgttctatgttttcctctaagagttttatagtttctggtcttaaatttaggtctttattcCATTTAGATTTGatctctgtgtatggtgttaggaagtgttctaattttgttcttttagatatagctgtccagttttcccagcaccatttattgaaaaggctgtctttgtcccattgtatatttttgcttcaaaactaaggtacccataggtgcatgggttatTTCTGCGCTTTCTATCTATttggcctatatttctgtttttgtgccagtaccatactgtcttgatgactgtagctttgtagtataatctgaagtcaggaaggttgattcctccagatccattcttctttctcaagactgctttggctattcggggtcttttgtgtttccatatgaattctgaaagttttgttttagttctgtgaaaaatgccattggcaatttgatagggatcacattgaatctgtagattgtgtttggtagtatcatcattttcacaatattgcttTTTCCTAccaaggaacatggaatatctctccatctgtttagattgtctttgatttctttcattagtgtcttataattttctgtatacagtccTTTTGTCCCCTTAGGTAAGTATTTTCCTAGatacttaattctttttgttgcaatggagaATGGGATTGattgcttaatttctctttctgatttttcattgttagtatatagaaatgtaagtgattcctgtgtattcattttgtattctgaaactttgctaaattcactgattagctctagtaattttctgatactatctttagggttttctatgtgcaatatcatgtcatctgcaaaacagtGGCAGCTTTACTTCAtttctaatctggattccttttatttctttttcttctctgattgctatagctaggacttccagaactttgttgaataaatgtggACACACtcatcttgtttctgatcttagggggaatgctttcagtttttcaccattgagaataatgtttgctgtaggcttatcatttATGGCCcctactatgttgaggtaggttccttctacgTTCACTTTTTGAAgactttttatcataaatgggtactgaattttgtcaaaggctttttcttcatctattgagattatcatatagtttttatctttcagtttgttaatatggtgtatcacgttgattgatttgcatataataaagaatccttgcatccctggaataaacccaacttgatcatggtgtatgagctttttgatgtgctgCTGAATTATGATTGCTAAAAttgtgttgaggattttttgcatctatcttcatcagtgatattagcctatagttttctttttctgtgttgtctttgtctggttttggtatcagggtgatggtggccttgtagaatgagtttggaagttttccttcctctgcaattttttgaaagaggtTTAGAAGGATAGGTaatagctcttctctaaatgtttgatagaattctgtgaagtcatctggtcctgggcttttcttttttgggagatttttgatcacagcttcaatttcaatgcttgtaattgggttgttcataatttctatttcttcctggttcaatcatGGAAGATTGAAGGTTTCTaagaatctatccatttcttccaggttatccattttatcgCTGTATATTTGTTCATGACagtcttttataatcctttgtatttccacactgtctgttgtaacctctcttttttcatttctaattttgctgatttgattcttctctctttttttcatgttgaatctggctaaagggttgtcaattttgtttatcttcccaaagaaccagcttttagttttattaatctttattttgtttctttcatttatttttcatttatttctggtcAGATCTTGTTGATTTGTTTCCTTTTGctaattttgaggtttttttattcttccctttccatttcatttcatagaatgtttcatttaagacttgtgtttccttattaattttctcttttgatgatctgtccactgcTGTGAGTGGGgaattaaagtctcctactattattgtgttactgtcaatttctccttttatgtctgttagtgtttgtcttatgtactgaggtgcccctatgttgagtgcatagatatttacaattgttatgtcttcatCTTGGATTggtcccttgatcattatgtagtgttcttccttatctcttgtaatcttctttattttaaggtctgttttgtttgatatgaggattgctactccagctttcattttcttcccattAGCATGGAACAGattttttcatcctctcactttcagtctatatgtatctttaggtctgaagtgggtttcttatagacagcatatatatgggtcttgttttccactcagccagtctgtgtcttttggttggacatttaatctgtttatatttaaagtaatcattgatatgtatgttcctattgtcattttcttaattgtttggggcttgattttgtagatctttttcttctcttgtatttcttgactatatatatccccttaacatttgttgtaaagctggtttggtggtactgaattctcttaacttttgcttgtctgaaaagcttttgatttctcagtccattttgaatgagatcttttccAGGTACACTAATTTTGAttgtaggttttcccctttcagtactttaaatgtatgctgccatttccttctggcctgcagagtttctgctgaaagatcagctgttaagcatatggggtttcctttgtatgttacttgctgcttttcccttgctgcttttaatattctttcattgtgtttagtctttgttagtttgattagtatgtgtcttggcgtgtttctccttgggtttatcctgtatgggattctttgtgcctcttggacttgattgactatttccttttccatgttggggaaacgttcaactataatctcttcaaaatttttctcataccctttctttttcttctgggacccctataatttgaatgttggcaCGTTTGAtattatcccagaggtctctgagactatcctcagttcttttaattctttttgctttattctgctcttcagaagttatttccaccattttatcttccaggtcactgattcgttcttctgcttcagatagtctgctattgattccttctagagtatttttaattacaatttcAGTGATtgtattgtttgtctctgtatatttattctttaattcttctagttgTTTGTgaattaattctttcattttccccattctgttttcagggtttttgatcatctttactatcattattctgaatactttttcaggtagtttgcctatttcctcttcatttatttggacttctgtgtttctagtttgctccttcatttgtgcagtatttccttgccttttcattatttttctttaacttatagTATTTGaaatctccttttcccaggcttcagggttgaattctttcttctttttggtttctagactcctaagtttggtccagtagtttgagtaagcttcctatagggtgagatttgtgctgagtttttgtttgtttgtttctcctctAATGAGCAAggttgagtgaggtggtaatcatGTCTgttgatgatttggtttgtatttttgttttgtttgttgtttagatgaggcgtcctgctcagggtgctactggtggtgggatgatgccaggtcttgtattccagtggtttcctttgtgtgagttctcagtatttgatactccctagggttaattctctggtagtctaggttcttggagtcagtgctcccactccaaaggctcagggcttgacttctggtcaggaatgaagattccacaagtggtttgttattacattaagtgagattaaaacaaatatcccaaAACGAGAACCCAAAGATGAACTCCAGACAAATAgcaattacaaaatcaggcaaataataattaaagtaatggaatatacacatatacatacacatacataagcAAAATCAAACTGTCCAATAAAAGTAAAGTACAATAGGTTGACCCAgctaacaaaggaaataaaaattatatttaccagttaagaacaataTTAATAAAgtgcaaactggaaaacaaaactaaagcaagttgCCACGTGGGGAGTAAAGCAATGAATACAAAACTAACAattatgttgagaggaaagaatatagaaaagaaagaaagaataggcaTGAAAAGTTAGATAGAGGTATATgtagaagatttatatatatttaagattaactgcaaggggaaaagaacagtaggaaaagcaaacaaaggaataaatgtagaaaaaataataacaggtttaaaaaaataaaaattgaaattaaaaagaagaaaaataaataaaaaaggaaacct
Protein-coding sequences here:
- the ITM2A gene encoding integral membrane protein 2A, which produces MMKIAFNTPTEVQKEEVQQDVEALVSRTVQAHILTGKELRVAAKEKTGSSGRCMLSLLGLSFILAGLIVGGACIYKYFMPKSTMYHGEMCFFDSEAPTNALQGGEPYFLPVMEEADIPEDDNIAIIDVPVPRFSYSDPAAIIYDFAKSGKYLLHTYVVHEDLVAVEEIRDVSNLGIFIYQLCNNRKSFRLRRRDLLLGFNKCAIDKCWKIRHFPSEFIVETKIFQE